The Cytobacillus oceanisediminis genomic interval AAAAGTCACGTTGTTTCATAAGTCCTCCTCTATTAAAGACCCCCATAAATACTCTTTCTTTCTTTACCCACTTTAACATGAAGCAAACTTCTTTTCTCGTGTAAATAGAAGGTTTAATTTACAGAAAAAGTAAAAAGTTCGAACTCTGAAATTGCTGTCATACTACTTAGAACTTCCTGTTATACAAAAAATATTTGCTTATTAGCTCATATATTATATGGCTTGAATGGTGTAATGTAAATCTGTTTCAAATTTTATTTGTAGAAATTCATTTTGTCGCAGATAAAAGGGAGTAGTTCGATTAGTATGTCATAGCTGATGATTACGTGAAGCAATCAGGTTTATTAAGAGAAGATTTTAAAGGAAAAAGTACAGGAATGGCTGTATTAAAATGAAAAATTGGAAAAATAATCTTCAAATGTCTTTTTGTTCTATTATAATGAATTGAAAGAATAGTAAAAAAGAATTAGATATATACTAGTTCAATTGTTCGCATCTGGTTAAATCACAAAGGGGGAAGTAATGTTGAAAGGAGTAAGAAAATTTATACCGGGCAAGAAGGAAAGAAAAGAATCGTCGAAGTCAAAAAAGCTTAGCATAGCCAAGTATTTAAATAAAATGGCCAGTACGAAATGGTGGAAGAACCTGAAGCTTGGCCAGAAATACGGGGTTGCGCTTTTTGTGACCATTGGACTATTCACGGTTTCCACCGTTCTAACTTTCTTCTTGCTGACAATTGCCAATTCAAAACTGGAGATTGTTAAGGATTCTGGGGAAAAGGCCATTAAGATTACTGAATCAGCGGCCACTTTTCATCATAAAGGGAGCACGATTGGAAACTTTATCATTGACTCCAATCCCAAACATTTAAAAACATTTGATGAGCTGACAGAGGATTTTAATAAATTGAAAGAGGAAATTTCTCCAGAACTGAGCGATTCAAATTTAAAAGCCCTTTTTAGGCAAATCGATGAAAATGATCAAAAAATCACCAGTTTATTTCATGATGTCATCGAGCCAGAAGTGAAACTGCAGCATGCAAGAGAATATAGGCTGGGAAAATTGCAGGCAGATAATATTATTTCTGAAACGGTTGATAAATTAAATACCCTCAGCAGCATGATGAAAGAGGATCAGCAAAAGGCTGTGACTTCTGCTAAATCTGGTCTTATCCTTACTTTAATAGTACTTGGCATTTCAATCATCATTTCTGCTATCCTGGGAATCGCAAGTATCCTTTTTATAGGACGTATTATTTCTAAAAAACTAACTGCCATTGTCCAATTCTCAAATGATATTGCAGGAGGAAACCTCAATGCAGATTCAGTGGAATATGAGGGTGATGATGAAGTAGCACAGCTTAGCAGAGCCATGAATTCCATGAAAGTAAAACTGCAGACCATGATTCAGGAAATTAATGCGGTTTCTGGGTATGTGACAGAAAGAAGCGGAGAACTGAATATTGCTGCAAATGAAGTGAAAGCAGCCAGTCAGCAGGTTGCTTCAACCATGCAGGAACTATCCGGAGGAGCTGAGGATCAGGCGGGCTCTGCAACACGTTTATCTTTAATGATGGACGAGTACCTGGAAAAAGTGAAAGAAGCTTCATACAGCGGTAATGAAATAAAGAGTGCTTCCACAGAAGTGCTATTGCTTACTGAGAATGGAAACAAGCTAATGAAGGAATCCCAGGAACAAATGGGATTAATTAACCAAATAATGAAGTCATCTGTGGACAAGGTAAATGGACTCGATGATCAGACAAAACAAATCTCCAGATTAGTTAAGGTAATAAAGGAAATTGCAGACCAGACCAACCTCCTGGCATTAAATGCAGCAATTGAAGCAGCCAGAGCCGGTGAGCATGGAAGAGGTTTTGCAGTAGTGGCAGATGAGGTTAGGAAACTGGCTGAGCAGGTATCATACTCGGTTTCAGATATCACTAAGATTGTCGGGGGCATTCAAGCAGAGTCAAACAGTGTGGCCACGGCACTTCAAACAGGCTATGTTCAAGTTGAAAAGGGAACTGAGCAAATTCAATTGACGGGACAAACATTCCAGAAAATTTACGAGGCAGTTAACTCAATGTCAACTAATGTCAGTGACATATCCCGCAGCCTCGAGCAGGTTTCCATAAATTCTTCCCATATGAACCAGTCCATTGGCAGTATTGCCGCAGTGTCCGAGGAATCTGCTGCAGGCATCGAACAAACGAGTGCATCAATGGCTCAGACTAACCATTCAATGGAGGAAATCTCAGACAATGCACAGTCCTTGTCGGAATTGGCAGAACAATTAAATGAGATGATTGCAAAATTCAAATTGTAAAATCAAGGCATACTCTTGACAGGGTATGCCTTTTCTTTTCCCCCAGAACCCTTTGATATGAAAAATTAATAGGACAGTTTTCTCAGAGATTTAAAGGTTTTAGTCTGATTTTGTAGAAATATTTAATTAATTGCATATCCCAATAGGAGGAAATAGAGTGGTCATTATGAATCAGGAAATCAGGAGACTCTATGCCAGGATTGAGACTTTGGAAAAGGAAAATAATATTTTGTCCAATGATAATTCACCTAAATATAATATATTCTCACGCTCAAAAGATGGAATTTTAATTTTTGATAGCCAGGAGAGAATTGTTGATGTCAATCCATCGTTTGCTGAAAGCTTAATGATGGATAAACAGCACCTTATTGGCAGGAACCTGTCTGACATCGTGCCGAAAAATAGGCATTTCAAGCTTGAAAAGCAAAGGGAACTGTTGAAGAGGAAGGAAAGTGTCAGGGGCATTCTGCCAATATATAACGGCAGAACGATAATAGAGTTTGATTTTACTACCAGCATCCTTAATGATGGCGGTCTTTATATGTGCATATTAAGAGATGTAACAAGTAAGCGGCTCCTCGAACGGAAAGTGAAAAAGAATGAAGATCTGTATGCTGACCTATTTATCGAAGCCCTGGATGGAATCATTTTTTGGGGCGGGAATGGAGAAATCATCGATGCGAATGAAGCTGCTTGCCGAATTTTTGAATGTACTCATGATGAGCTTCTCAAGAAAAAGATAAAAGATTTTGTATATGAAAAA includes:
- a CDS encoding methyl-accepting chemotaxis protein, translated to MLKGVRKFIPGKKERKESSKSKKLSIAKYLNKMASTKWWKNLKLGQKYGVALFVTIGLFTVSTVLTFFLLTIANSKLEIVKDSGEKAIKITESAATFHHKGSTIGNFIIDSNPKHLKTFDELTEDFNKLKEEISPELSDSNLKALFRQIDENDQKITSLFHDVIEPEVKLQHAREYRLGKLQADNIISETVDKLNTLSSMMKEDQQKAVTSAKSGLILTLIVLGISIIISAILGIASILFIGRIISKKLTAIVQFSNDIAGGNLNADSVEYEGDDEVAQLSRAMNSMKVKLQTMIQEINAVSGYVTERSGELNIAANEVKAASQQVASTMQELSGGAEDQAGSATRLSLMMDEYLEKVKEASYSGNEIKSASTEVLLLTENGNKLMKESQEQMGLINQIMKSSVDKVNGLDDQTKQISRLVKVIKEIADQTNLLALNAAIEAARAGEHGRGFAVVADEVRKLAEQVSYSVSDITKIVGGIQAESNSVATALQTGYVQVEKGTEQIQLTGQTFQKIYEAVNSMSTNVSDISRSLEQVSINSSHMNQSIGSIAAVSEESAAGIEQTSASMAQTNHSMEEISDNAQSLSELAEQLNEMIAKFKL